The genomic segment CAGCTCGGCCTGCGTGAGCTGGTGGGCTTCCTGCCCGGCGGCGAAGCGGACTACCTGGATGCGCTGCGCGCAGCAACGGACCACCTCTACGCCAAGGCACTCGAGCCCTCGGGCCGGGAAATCTTCCTCGACAAGACCCCGGCCTACGCGTTGGTGCTCGATTTCCTGACGAAGCTCTATCCGGACGCGAAGTACCTCGTCCTCACCCGGCACCCGATGGCCGTCTGGTCGAGCATCGTCGATTCGTTCTTCGACGGCGACCATGAGGCTGCCCATCGCCACAATCCGATCCTCGAACGTTATGTCCCCGCCATCGCGCGCTTCCTGCGTGAGCCGCCCACGCAGTTGCATCACCTCCACTACGAAGAGCTGGTGCAGGCGCCGGAAGCACACATGGAGAAGGTCTGCAGCTTCCTCGAGATCCCCTTCGAGCCGACCATGATCGACTACGGCAAGCAGGAAGGCGGTGCGCAGAGTTCGGCCCGCGGCCTCGGGGATCCGACCAGCGTGGCCCAGCAGACCCGCCCCACGACCGGTTCCATCGACAAATGGGCCGGAGTGCTGGCGGAGGATCCTGCCCGCTTGAGCCAGTGCCGGGAGATCGCCGCACGCCTGACCGATCCGGATCTGGCCACCTGGGGCTACCCCGGAGGCGAGCTCCGCCAAGCCCTGGGAGCGATCGAGCCGCAGAATGCCAAGCCATCCCGGGCCAAGCTCACCCGCTACGCCCTGGAGCGCCGTCTGCTCGTCCGCCTGCGCCGGAACATCCACCACAACGCCCTGGGGCGGCTCGTCCGCCAGATCCGCGGCGCCTGCGACGTACTGCTTCGTTGAGAACGCCTGGCCCCCTGCCGGGCGCTGAACCGTGAGGCGGGCGCCCTCCATGCTGGCTCCCAGCACCCGACGTGCGGCACCCTCACGCCAAGCAGACCCGGCACCGATACAGTCAGGGCGGAGTCTCATCTCCCAAGCGCCCCAAGGCCCACCATGCTCAGGAAACTCTGGAAGAACATCCGTCTGATTCTCGGCCGCTACTTCGTGGCCGGCGTGGTCGCTTTTGCTCCGATCGGCGTCACGATCTGGGCGATCGCCTGGATCGTTCGACGCCTCGACAACCTGCTCCTCCCGAGCGTGCTGCGCTGGATCTTCCCCGGCGCCCAGGAGCCGCCGAGCGTGCCGCTCCTCGGCGCCGTATTCACGCTGCTGGTGATCCTGTTGTTCGGTGTGATCGCCCGCCATCTCTTTGGCTGGGAGCTGGTGCGCCTCTGGGAGCGGTTGCTCTCTCGCGTGCCCGTTGCCCGCAACATCTATTCCGCGGTCAAACAGCTCTTCGAGGCCATCTTCAGGAGCAGCGATGCGGCCGCGAGCTTCAACCGCGTTGCCATCATCGAGTACCCGCGCGAGGGGCTGTTTGCGCTCGCCTTCGTCACCGGGCCGGTCCGCGGCCTGGACGTCTCGGGGCTGCCCCCGAACATGGTGAATGTCTTCGTCCCGACCACGCCGAACCCAACCTCCGGCTTCTACCTCCTCGTGCCGGAGACCGGCCTGATCCCGGTGGACCTCTCCGTCGAACAAGCCTTCAAGCTGGTGATGTCGGCAGGTCTCGTCAGCCCCGATCATCAAGCGGGGGAGGCGGTTCCGGGCAGCGCGGCGGTGGCACCCGGCGAACTCGCTCCGCCGTTGCCCTCGCCGGGCGAAGCTTCCTAGCTTTCGCTCTCGCCGGGCCCGCCGTCTCCGCGCCGCTCCTGGAGCCAGGCCCGGAGGCCGAGCCCCAGACCGGCAACCGCCAGGATGCCCGCACCCCATTGGTTGAAGGCAAGGTGCTTGCTCAACGATGCGGCCGGGTCGAGCCGGTCCGGGTTGAAGAAGCCGTCGTAGCCAAACCAGAGCGCGCCGGCGAGCAGCAGTACCGGTACGAAGTAGGGGCCATCCAGCGGCGTGGGTGCGTATTCGGGAGTCTTCTTCCCCTCGGGGGCCGAGGGATCGTCTGATTCTGCCATCCCTCACTAGTCGCGAACGCGGGACGGGGACGCAATGCCGCCCGGGTGCAGTACCCGAGCTGCAGTGTCGGATGTAGGCTGCAGCAGGTTCTCGGGCCGAGCCGCGTAACCCGTTGGAATTCCTGGAGTTGGAGTTTCGGCACGACCCTTGCTCTCTCGATCAGGCATGATTCCCGAGCGGCCTCGAGCCGCCATCGAAACGGTTCCCGGCAAACCCGCCCTGAGAGGCCCATGCATGTCCCGACGGCGCGACGAACCCCGAACGGCTCACTCCCGTAGAAGCACCGAACGGCGCCGAAGGCGTCGGGAGGAACGGTTGCAGGCGCAGCGCAGCGGGCATCACGATTGGGAGGCTTGGCCCGGTGATTCGGACGCGTTCGGCGGAAACCTGCCGACGACGTCGGAGCCTGGATCCTCCACGGACGATCCCCGCGAGCGGGCCTACCGCGAAGCGCGCAAGGCGGCGAACCGGCGCATCGGTTTCATGTCCCACCTGATTCCCTATCTGGTGGTGAACGCCTTCCTGCTGTTGGTCGCCGGACCCCGAGCGGCTTTCTGGACCGCCATGCCCTGGGGCGTCGGCCTGGCCCTGCACTACTTCTTCGCCATCGTCGCACCGGATCTGCGCCAGCGTTGGGTCGACCAGGAGGTCGAGCAGCGAGTCGGCGTTGGTGTCTCCCGGGAACGCGCCAACCTCGAAGGCGCCCACTCGAAGCAGGTCGAGGAACTCTCGGCCTCGATCGCCCACGAGATCCGCAATCCGATCACGGCCGCCAAGAGCCTCGTTCAGCAGATGGGCGAGGATCCCAGAGCGAACGACAACGTCGAGTACGCCAACGTGGCCCTCGAAGAACTCGAGCGGGTGGAGCGCAGCATCTCCCATCTCCTGCGCTACGCGCGAGACGAAGACGTGGTGCTGCGCGAGGTCTCCATTGCCGAAGTCATCGATTCGGCCCTCGAAACCTTCCGCGATCGACTGCAGACCGTCGGCATCACCGTCGAGTTGGACGTTCACAACGCCGGCCCCATGCGAGGGGATTCGGAGAAGCTGCGCCGGGTGATCATCAACCTGGTCGGCAACTCCCTCGACGCCTTTTCCGACGGCCACACCGAGCATCCGATCCTCGTGGTCCAGGCCGGCGAAAACCTGGCCGGCACCGAGATCTGGCTTCGGGTGAAAGACAACGGTCCGGGCATGGAACCCGAGCGGCTGACGCGGATCTTCAGCCCCTTCTACACATCGAAGGAGAGCGGTACCGGGCTGGGCCTGGCGATCTCGAAGAAGGTCGTCGATGCCCACGGCGGTTCGATCGAGGCCCACTCCGATCCGGGCAACGGCACGGAGTTCGTCCTCACCTTTCCCAAGGAGATCCGCGAACAACCCGAGAGTGCTTCGTGAGCCGCCGGGGTCACCGGAACTGTGGCGCGGGGACGAGGCAATCGGCCCGGCGTCGGAAGCGCCGCGACGGGTCCGAGCACGCCCGCGACGCTGCGTCGCGAAGCGAGGGTGACGGGAGAGAGGATCGGTTGGCCGCAGCTCGGAAGCGTGCCCGGGCGAAGGCGAAGCTCGTCAAGGATCTGATCGGCCTGCTCCTCGTAACCACCCTCGTCGGCATCTTTGCCGGCCGCGCCGCCTTCTGGGTGATCACGATCGGCGCGTTCGTGATCGTGGGTGATTTCGTGAAGAAGGTCCTCGAACCGCAACTGCGGGAGCGTTGGATCGAGCGTGAGGTGCAGCGGGAACTGGATCACGAGGTCGCCGCCCACCGGCACCAGACCCTGGGCCAGCAATCCCGGCACATCGAGCACCTGGCGGCGGGCGTGGCCCATGAGATCCGCAACCCGATCACGGCCGCCAAGAGCCTCGTCCAGCAGATGGGCGAAGACCCGCGCGCCGAAGACAACGTAGGGTACGCCCACGTCGCGCTGGAGGAACTCGAGCGGGTAGAGAAGA from the bacterium genome contains:
- a CDS encoding HAMP domain-containing histidine kinase, producing MQAQRSGHHDWEAWPGDSDAFGGNLPTTSEPGSSTDDPRERAYREARKAANRRIGFMSHLIPYLVVNAFLLLVAGPRAAFWTAMPWGVGLALHYFFAIVAPDLRQRWVDQEVEQRVGVGVSRERANLEGAHSKQVEELSASIAHEIRNPITAAKSLVQQMGEDPRANDNVEYANVALEELERVERSISHLLRYARDEDVVLREVSIAEVIDSALETFRDRLQTVGITVELDVHNAGPMRGDSEKLRRVIINLVGNSLDAFSDGHTEHPILVVQAGENLAGTEIWLRVKDNGPGMEPERLTRIFSPFYTSKESGTGLGLAISKKVVDAHGGSIEAHSDPGNGTEFVLTFPKEIREQPESAS
- a CDS encoding DUF502 domain-containing protein, with amino-acid sequence MLRKLWKNIRLILGRYFVAGVVAFAPIGVTIWAIAWIVRRLDNLLLPSVLRWIFPGAQEPPSVPLLGAVFTLLVILLFGVIARHLFGWELVRLWERLLSRVPVARNIYSAVKQLFEAIFRSSDAAASFNRVAIIEYPREGLFALAFVTGPVRGLDVSGLPPNMVNVFVPTTPNPTSGFYLLVPETGLIPVDLSVEQAFKLVMSAGLVSPDHQAGEAVPGSAAVAPGELAPPLPSPGEAS
- a CDS encoding sulfotransferase, with the protein product MQDRLVFLIGPPRGGTTLTTRMLGAHSAIFAPVEPHLMPPLAHMGFHEKVEKAPYDPTITQLGLRELVGFLPGGEADYLDALRAATDHLYAKALEPSGREIFLDKTPAYALVLDFLTKLYPDAKYLVLTRHPMAVWSSIVDSFFDGDHEAAHRHNPILERYVPAIARFLREPPTQLHHLHYEELVQAPEAHMEKVCSFLEIPFEPTMIDYGKQEGGAQSSARGLGDPTSVAQQTRPTTGSIDKWAGVLAEDPARLSQCREIAARLTDPDLATWGYPGGELRQALGAIEPQNAKPSRAKLTRYALERRLLVRLRRNIHHNALGRLVRQIRGACDVLLR